From Thunnus maccoyii chromosome 21, fThuMac1.1, whole genome shotgun sequence, the proteins below share one genomic window:
- the vill gene encoding villin-1 encodes MMNDDNKDAFRNVSQKPGLQIWTINNMQMVPVPAQGFGNFFEGDCYIVLHNKGSGQTADIHYWIGNTSSQDEQGAAAIYVTQLDEYLGGRPVQHREVQGNESPRFRSYFKNGLIYKKGGVASGFHHVDTNAYNVLRLLHVKGRKHVTASEVEVSWNSFNNGDIFLLDMGKAIVQWNGAHSNRREKLKAVLLAQDIRDRERAGRAQIGVVEGGDEKDSPELMKIMTAVLGQRHGPLKEAVPDDKPDHVQNTTVRLYHVFENSGNLVVQEVATQPLTQDLLHSSDCYIADQGGSSVMVWKGKQASKEERKEALNRAVGYIKAKNYPSSTRVEVMAEGGESAMFKHLFKSWRDRGQTQGLGTTYSVGKIAKVDQVKFDVMELHARPELAAQQRMVDDASGDVKVWRVENLELAEVNPSTYGQFYGGDCYLVLYSYQRANQQQYILYMWQGRHATKDEVTACAYQAVNVDNQYNGAPVMVRVVMGKEPRHFMAIFKGKLVIFEGGTGRPGVVNPESDARLFQVRGTSELNTKAIEVIARASSLNTNDVFVLKTDNIGYLWYGKGCSGDEREMGRAMSDVLSRQDKQVVMENQEPTEFWVALGGKAPYASDKRLQREEPPHSPRLFECSNQTGQFRMTEVDDFAQSDLDEEDVMLLDTWEEIFLWVGNLANQHETKEAWNSAQEYLRTHPAGRDPDTPIIFVKEGHEPPTFTGWFHAWDPHKWSGGNSYEEMKKKLSDDASLSQITVDLNNSNLNKSPAGMGGGGYRAPGGPRSSSPGYRVYGGDLSPRPSTPNSPSTQRSQPSVSMTFSPSSSLTPSSPAGRTVSPSPGGSEMYLNPDILINKSPSDLPQGVDPSQREDYLSDEDFENLLGTTRSDFQRLPKWRQNDLKKKAGLF; translated from the exons ATGATGAACGATGACAATAAAGACGCATTTAGAAATGTCAGCCAGAAGCCAGGCCTGCAGATATGGACCATCAAT AACATGCAGATGGTGCCTGTTCCAGCCCAAGGCTTTGGTAACTTCTTTGAGGGAGACTGTTACATTGTTCTTCAT AACAAGGGCTCAGGACAGACAGCTGACATCCACTACTGGATAGGAAACACATCTTCTCAGGATGAGCAAGGCGCAGCAGCCATCTACGTCACCCAGCTGGACGAGTACCTGGGCGGTAGGCCGGTCCAGCACAGGGAGGTGCAGGGAAATGAGTCGCCCCGATTCAGGAGCTACTTTAAAAATGGCCTGAT CTACAAAAAGGGTGGAGTGGCCTCAGGTTTCCACCACGTTGACACCAATGCCTACAATGTCTTGCGATTGCTGCATGTCAAAGGGAGGAAACATGTCACAGCGTCAGAG gTGGAGGTGTCATGGAACAGCTTTAACAATGGCGATATATTCCTGCTGGATATGGGGAAAGCCATAGTGCAGTGGAACGGAGCCCATAGCAACAGGAGAGAGAAGCTCAAG GCAGTCTTGTTGGCTCAGGACATccgggacagagagagagctggtCGTGCTCAGATCGGTGTTGTGGAGGGAGGAGATGAGAAAGACTCACCAGAGCTGATGAAAATCATGACGGCGGTGCTCGGCCAGAGACATGGGCCGCTGAAGGAGGCCGTTCCCGATGACAAACCCGACCATGTGCAGAACACCACTGTCCGGCTCTACCA tgtttttGAAAACAGCGGGAATCTAGTGGTTCAAGAGGTGGCTACGCAGCCTCTAACGCAAGACCTGCTTCACTCCTCT GACTGTTATATTGCAGACCAGGGAGGTTCTAGTGTGATGGTGTGGAAAGGCAAACAGGCCTCCAAGGAAGAGCGGAAAGAAGCTCTGAACAGGGCAGTG GGCTATATCAAAGCCAAGAATTACCCCTCCAGTACCAGAGTGGAGGTGATGGCCGAGGGTGGTGAGTCGGCGATGTTCAAACACTTGTTCAAGTCCTGGAGAGATAGAGGCCAAACGCAGGGTCTGGGTACCACCTACAGCGTGGGAAAGATAG CAAAGGTAGACCAAGTGAAGTTTGATGTGATGGAGCTTCACGCTCGCCCTGAACTGGCAGCACAGCAGCGAATGGTGGACGACGCCTCTGGAGATGTTAAG GTGTGGCGCGTTGAGAACTTGGAGCTGGCTGAAGTAAATCCAAGTACATATGGACAGTTCTATGGAGGAGATTGCTATTTGGTGCTGTACAGCTATCAAAGAGCAAACCAGCAGCAATACATACTCTACATGTGGCAG GGCCGTCATGCCACTAAAGATGAGGTCACAGCATGTGCCTACCAGGCTGTCAATGTTGATAACCAGTACAATGGAGCCCCGGTCATGGTCAGAGTGGTCATGGGAAAGGAGCCTCGCCATttcatggccattttcaaaggcaAACTTGTCATCTTTGAG GGTGGCACAGGACGACCCGGTGTGGTCAACCCTGAAAGCGATGCCAGGCTCTTCCAGGTGAGAGGGACCAGTGAGCTGAACACCAAGGCCATTGAAGTGATAGCGAGGGCGTCATCTCTCAACACCAACGATGTTTTCGTGCTGAAGACTGATAATATAGGCTACCTGTGGTATGGAAAG GGCTGCAGCGGGGATGAGAGGGAGATGGGGAGAGCCATGTCTGATGTGCTTTCCAGACAGGACAAGCAGGTGGTGATGGAGAACCAGGAGCCAACTGAATTCTGGGTAGCTCTGGGAGGAAAGGCTCCCTATGCCAGTGACAAGAG actgcagagagaggagcCTCCTCACAGTCCCCGGCTGTTTGAATGCTCCAATCAGACGGGTCAGTTTCGGATGACAGAGGTGGATGACTTCGCCCAGAGTGACCTGGACGAGGAGGATGTGATGCTGCTGGACACCTGGGaggag ATTTTCTTGTGGGTTGGAAACCTAGCCAACCAGCATGAGACCAAGGAGGCGTGGAACAGTGCCCAGGAATACCTGAGGACCCATCCAGCAGGCCGCGACCCCGACACACCCATCATCTTTGTCAAAGAGGGACACGAGCCTCCCACCTTCACCGGCTGGTTCCATGCATGGGATCCTCATAAGTGGAGT GGAGGCAACTCCTATgaggagatgaaaaaaaagctgagtGATGATGCATCTCTCTCACAGATCACTGTT GACCTGAACAACAGTAATCTGAATAAGAGCCCTGCTGGGATGGGTGGGGGTGGTTACAGGGCTCCAGGGGGCCCCAGGAGCTCCTCTCCAGGCTACAGGGTTTATGGAGGTGACCTGTCCCCCAGACCTTCTACTCCCAATAGCCCGTCTACCCAAAGGTCACAGCCTTCTGTGTCCATGACCTTTTCCCCTTCCTCTAGCCTTACTCCATCGTCCCCAGCTGGCAGAACTGTGTCCCCCTCTCCTGGAGGCTCTGAGATGTATCTGAACCCTGACATCCTCATCAACAAGTCTCCCAGTGATCTGCCCCAGGGAGTGGACCCAAGCCAAAGGGAG GACTACTTGTCTGATGAGGACTTTGAGAACCTGCTTGGCACCACCCGCTCAGACTTCCAGCGCCTGCCAAAGTGGAGGCAGAATGACTTGAAGAAAAAAGCAGGACTTTTCTGA